In the genome of Globicephala melas chromosome 3, mGloMel1.2, whole genome shotgun sequence, one region contains:
- the LOC115845563 gene encoding Golgi phosphoprotein 3-like: MTTHPLTNNNIKQRLIKKVQEAVLDKWVNDPHRMDKRLLALIYLAHTSDVLENTFAPLLDEQYDLATKRVRQLLDLDPEVECLKASTNEVLWAVVAAFTK, encoded by the coding sequence ATGACGACACATCCCCTCACCAACAACAACATTAAGCAGCGCCTCATCAAGAAGGTGCAGGAAGCCGTTCTCGACAAATGGGTGAACGACCCTCACCGCATGGACAAGCGCCTGCTGGCCCTCATCTACCTGGCCCACACCTCGGATGTCCTGGAGAACACGTTCGCGCCCCTCCTGGACGAGCAGTACGATTTAGCCACCAAGCGGGTGCGGCAGCTCCTGGACTTAGACCCTGAGGTGGAGTGTCTGAAGGCCAGCACCAACGAGGTGCTGTGGGCAGTGGTGGCCGCCTTTACCAAGTGA
- the LOC138842606 gene encoding proline-rich protein HaeIII subfamily 1-like — MDPKAVPEARAPEYLRPGGGDLAMVQGWGSWARAPAGASGPVLSVPSSAPRAVPLSPARSVGPSSRGRVLPAPSRMQREFAPPNVGPGFSSPTRRLAGAGIPHLDWSLNFPGRTRFRGCHASAPTGPQRPPPILSPTSRPQRDCRFTCTRLGGGSGCSSRVRTEAPPGGSRRSYRRCCHRRCQPPRLPGAAAPRFVRSHRRRNPGRPRPCGSPQPPPTASPCPGPHAPAPGVGFSPGSPSCTALGIH, encoded by the coding sequence ATGGACCCCAAGGCAGTACCTGAGGCCAGAGCACCTGAGTACCTCCGTCCTGGAGGAGGGGACCTGGCGATGGTCCAGGGATGGGGATCCTGGGCGCGCGCCCCGGCAGGGGCTTCAGGCCCTGTCCTGAGTGTGCCCAGCAGTGCGCCTCGGGCTGTCCCGCTGTCCCCGGCCCGCTCTGTCGGGCCCTCTTCCCGAGGCCGCGTTCTCCCTGCGCCCAGCCGGATGCAAAGGGAGTTTGCGCCGCCCAACGTGGGACCGGGGTTCAGCTCCCCTACTCGCCGCCTAGCCGGGGCTGGGATTCCGCACCTGGATTGGTCCCTAAACTTTCCCGGGCGCACGCGGTTTCGGGGGTGCCACGCTTCCGCCCCCACCGGCCCCCAACGGCCCCCACCCATCCTAAGCCCCACGTCCCGGCCACAGCGGGACTGTCGCTTCACCTGCACGCGTCTCGGCGGAGGCTCCGGCTGCTCCTCGCGAGTCCGGACCGAGGCGCCGCCCGGTGGGTCTCGGCGCAGCTACCGCCGCTGCTGCCACCGCCGGTGCCAACCACCGCGCCTGCCCGGAGCTGCAGCGCCTAGGTTCGTCCGCAGCCACAGGAGGCGCAATCCCGGGCGCCCACGGCCCTGCGGGTCCCCGCAGCCGCCACCCACCGCTTCTCCCTGCCCGGGGCCGCACGCACCGGCGCCGGGAGTCGGCTTCTCGCCCGGCTCTCCCAGCTGCACGGCGCTGGGGATCCACTGA